A stretch of Vibrio maritimus DNA encodes these proteins:
- the dgcA gene encoding N-acetyl-D-Glu racemase DgcA: protein MKIEAHHHSIKLAKPFTISRGTRTHAEMVRVSITYQDHIAQGECTPYPRYGESVDSVIEQINAFSETLTSLTPEQARIELQRCPAGAARNAIDCALWSLESMLKGSHFPAPFFTIKPSIETAMTVSVANVRTMADQASEYVEQGATLLKVKLDGDAVLEKIRAIRAVAPNAKIIIDANEAWADMDLAALFTDLTPFNITMIEQPVPSGQDALLKDIPHPIPLCADESCHTRKQLGELVGIYEMINIKLDKTGGLTEALALEKSAREAGLSIMSGCMLGSSIAMKAALPIANRAEVVDLDGPVLLGSDIENGLRYQQGKLYL from the coding sequence ATGAAAATCGAAGCGCACCATCACTCTATCAAATTAGCGAAGCCGTTCACTATTTCTCGAGGGACGCGAACGCACGCCGAGATGGTAAGAGTGTCGATAACCTATCAAGACCACATTGCACAAGGGGAATGTACGCCATACCCAAGGTATGGTGAGTCTGTTGATTCGGTTATAGAGCAAATCAACGCGTTTAGTGAAACGCTCACTTCGTTGACTCCCGAGCAAGCCCGCATAGAGCTCCAGCGCTGCCCTGCAGGTGCCGCGCGCAACGCCATAGACTGTGCACTATGGTCGCTCGAAAGTATGCTCAAAGGATCTCATTTCCCTGCTCCTTTCTTTACTATTAAGCCGAGTATTGAAACAGCAATGACGGTTTCCGTCGCCAATGTGAGGACTATGGCAGATCAAGCGAGTGAATATGTTGAGCAAGGTGCGACGCTGCTTAAGGTTAAGCTCGATGGTGACGCAGTCCTTGAAAAAATCAGGGCGATCAGAGCAGTGGCGCCTAATGCGAAGATCATCATCGATGCCAACGAAGCATGGGCAGACATGGATCTGGCAGCACTCTTTACCGACTTAACGCCTTTCAACATCACGATGATAGAGCAGCCTGTCCCTAGTGGTCAGGATGCGTTATTGAAAGACATCCCTCACCCCATTCCTTTATGTGCCGATGAAAGTTGCCATACTCGCAAACAGCTTGGTGAACTGGTCGGCATTTATGAGATGATCAATATTAAACTGGATAAAACCGGCGGACTTACCGAAGCGCTTGCTCTTGAGAAAAGCGCCCGAGAAGCCGGGCTAAGCATTATGTCGGGTTGCATGCTTGGCTCATCCATAGCGATGAAAGCCGCGCTGCCGATTGCCAACCGTGCTGAAGTAGTCGATCTTGATGGTCCTGTTTTACTAGGCTCGGATATTGAAAATGGTCTTCGCTATCAGCAAGGGAAGCTCTATCTCTGA